The sequence below is a genomic window from Macadamia integrifolia cultivar HAES 741 chromosome 1, SCU_Mint_v3, whole genome shotgun sequence.
TTTACTTGAAACTTATCAAGACCCTCCCTGAAGTTCCAAAATGCTTACTTCCGTTCCGTTATTCTTTAACGACGTTAGATATTGAACTAAAAGACAGATTTAGCCTCATTGTATCTGAAACCCCAAATCTAGTTTATTAAAAAACAGACTTATGCTTATCATCTCTATAACCCCAAACCTAACTGGTGAAGGGATTATTAGCCAGGGGAAGCAATTCTTCTGTTTCAGAGAACCCAAGAGAGCTAATGAGACAGAAGTAGAACAAGAAAGAACGTAGCAATGGAGCAAGAGAGTCCCTTCGATATCTACGTCCTTCCCAAAGGTTGTATTTTGAACAATCTATCCCTCACATCTCCTCCTGATACTTGCAGGTCGTCGGTTGTCTCTTCTATTATTTGATCGGTGGCCGATTCTGACTCTGTGTGGGAGAGGTTCTTACCCTCTGATATCCACCAGATCCTCTCCTCATTATCGGTTTCTCCGTCTCTACCGACTTTCTCTTCTAAGAAAGAtctctttctccatttctgCGATAATCCCCTTCTCATCAACACTGGCACTAAGGTAAAACCACATCACCTTCCCTCCTTCAATGGAGATTGAATGGCTAGAGATAACTTTGCACACGCCAATGCTTGTCCTATTGCAGACCTTCGCATTGGAGAAATGGAGACCCCCTTAATCCATgtcccctccctctctctctgtgtAATCGGTTGGAATCGACATATTTAAGGAATACCCTAACGATTCTAGTGTTTCTATCCAAGAATCCGCTTAAACGTCtagttgaaaattgaaattgatgaCCGCATATTTCGATTTAAATTGGAGGACTCCAGATATAGCGGAGCCTTGTAACCCCAATCATGATTCATCTTTGCATCTGCAGGTTTTCAGAGGTGGCTGAGCTCTTGAGCATGTATTGTCTCGAAATTCATGGTAAGATGGAGACTCGACTGTTGTCTCCAAACACGAATTACAGAGCTTACATGGTGCTCAAGTTCACGGACATGGCCTGCGGATTTGGGGTACCTGCAAAAGTCTCAATCAGATTGGCTAGTGATATTGTTGGTGCTGAAGAGCGAGAAGTGAAGTCTGTCTATTTGATTCCCATGAAGCGGAGATACAGGCAGCAACGTGGATTTAACAGGGACGACCAGAGGAGAGGGGATGGATGGAAATAGAGATGGGTGCGTTCTTCAATGATAGAGGTGAGGATTTGTCACTTGCTTCACAAACCCTAACACATAAGGGGGAGGGTGTTCAAGGAATCCTGTAAAAAATGAGGGCAATATTGATATTAGAATGTTAATGTTAGtctgatgtcatcacttaacggTGATAACTCATGATAATGGGATGGAAGAAGTATGTTGAAACTTTAGGGGGGGAGGTTCTGATAGGTTTCAAAGTAGAGGGAAGATGATTGATATATAGGTAAAATATAGGAGAggagagtgtaatttcctcagaaaaaaaaaatggcatacaTCTGAATAAGTATCAAAACTTATCAATCTCAACCAAAACTGATACAGATTGGATCGGTATCAATCAGGATCGGACAGATTTATCCCTGCTTTTTAAATTGAAttagactattttacccttatacatTACCATTGGATTGGTACAAATCAGTATCCAGGGACCAATCTCGAGCAATACCAATCCAGGCGATACTGACCGATACGATCTGATTTTTAAGACCATAGTTCTGAATCGCTAACCATACAGCAGGAAGAATTTCGGaggaaaaagatgaaaatcCCTCAGTAAGCACTAAGCATGTTTTTACTATTCTGAGTCTCTGACTACACGGTTAGTAAATTAGACATCATCCACAAGTGGCACAAACATTACGAGTACATTAGTGTTCAATTTAAACTACAGATGCTCCCAGCGGTCCATGGCCTAGAAGGGGTCCCAACCTTCTTGTGTTTCATGTTACAACCTCGGCCGCATGGAGCAACCGACACGGTAGTCCCAGCACGTTTGCATTACCCCATCGGCACCAGTTGCCTTCAAAGAGGATGATAAGGAACGTATCCTAACGAGGACTTCACATCGGTTACTATGTCGCTGCACCTCATCAGAAGATTCAACATCTGATGGGAAATGTCAATGTTCGTGGCAGaaatggtgatggtggtggtggtagggACGAAGTAGTTGTGGTTGTTCCTCATCTCTACTTCGCTATGGTGCAGATAGTGGAATTTGGGTAATTGACCAACTGCAGGACTTTCACGTGCATCCAGACTACTACGAGggggaagaggaaggagaggaggcAGTGGAGAAATAACCTTTTGAAAGTTCTTACTATAAACACCCATTGCAAGAGAAGATGCACCACCATCTGCATTACTACCATTGTTGTTGACGCTACTACTAATCACCAACTGCTCTCCCCTACTACTTTCCTCCCCTCCCAACATGAATTTTACACGTGGGCTATCCCTTGAAACTCCCACGATTGGCCCTGCCTCATCACCATTTGGCTTCTTCAGAATCGACTTCGGCTGGACTGCGGGTTGAGGTAGCCGTGGCAGAAATGCTGCTTGCCTAGGCTCTCCGGCAGAATTATTTGTGGATGGGACCTTCAACTGCGTGGTCTCATCGGCAGTATCTTCTCGCCGCCTAACTAAATCAAATGACTCCTGTGCTGGTGTTTCCAAATCACGCAAGTAGTACTTCACCTTCACATTCCCAAATAGGGAACTATTTCGGATGGCATGGTTGTATGCCGCATGCGCATGAGACTTGTGCTTGAACACAACCCGGCATGTGGAGGACTTCCAAAGCACACGGATGGCAGAGTGATCAAGTTGCCCAAAGCGTACGAACCGTGCCTTCAGTTCTGGGATGGACGGCAGTGTTGTTTTAGGGGGAAATTTTATAACCAGCATTGTAGGCTCCGCCACCCTCACAGATGGCTCTAGCTTCTTTACTGAATCTGCCTTGATTGGCTTTGCTGGCACTCCTACACCAGTATCTTTTATATCTTTCCGGTCTCGTTGCATTTCAGAAATATTCAAGCTGCCAGACTTCTTTTCCATTGTCAATGCCTTCAGTTCCTTCAGTTTCTTCAGCCTCTTTGCAGAAATCTCTTCCTGACGGTCAGAGGGGTTACGCTTACGGCCAGCTTTTGTGAGATCATCTGATCTAAACAGGTGCTTAGGTGGCCTTGAATCAGATGGCTGGTTTCTCTCGTCGCCAGGAGGAATATCCAGACCACCAGTAACTGCTGAAGATTTATTGCCTTGATCAGAAGTTTCAGCTTCAGTCAAGGGCAACAGAACCAAACTTTTCTGATAGACAATGGATCGGAACCGCAGGAGAATCTGTCGTACAATAGCAGGGCTGTTCCGCTCTACACCATGGAAGGGATCAAGAGCAAGAGCCAAAAGATCATCCACTAATTGAGGAAGATCAACATCTGCATCCCCCATATCAACCGACGGAGTCATCAATGAGCTGGAAGGGAAGGAATCGTTGGCCCCATCAACTTTTTTCTGTGAAACCATACCAATACCAATGGATTTTCCTGCTGATTTTCTCACTGGTTCTCCATCTTTTTGAATTTTCAGATATTTTTGTTTATGATCCAGGCTTGCCTCTGAACctagttctttcttctttttcttctttctctccctcatgATAGATTTCTCAAAGTTCAGCTCATCTCCAGGGTGCTTGCGGACATTTTTTGCCTTCATCCCTGTGTCACTGCCCGTATTTACAACCTTACTTGCAGGATGTTTCACATCAGCAGCTAACAAAGGTAAACCACTAGCACCTTCCCACACACTATCAAGTCCATTGTGATCTTTAGAGGGCTTCGCGATTCTCATCTTTGCTTGTTCAAGAACTTCAACTGTACGGCCAACTATCAATTGCTCCTCATGTTTCGCATCAACCATAGCTGCACCCCCCTGCCAAAAATCACGGTGTACTGCACCACGATGTTCGGACATCCCCCCTGTATTTGATAAATTCATACCAGCACTTATGGGACCACCCCCCACCACATCTACACTCACCCTTCCTTTCACCTCTTGCAAGCCACACATATCCTCATCCAGAGGTTGCTTTCCATATTCTTGACCCCCCTGTGCAAGAGGTGCACTGCCTCCAGCGGCAGGCAGACTCAACTGAGAACCAGCCAATTCACTAACCTGACTCGTGTTCACTGCCGAATCAACTGAGCCTTTAGGAGCAACTATTGGTCTCTTGGCTGCTACTTGAATCCCCTCTTGCTCAGCTGCTCCTTGACTTGGAACTGAAATTACCCCACTGATCATTCCTGCTGCCACTTTTCGCGGAGTAAGAGGCTTCATTGATTCTCTTTTTTGCAATACATAGTCCCCAGCTACTGGTGCTGCCACTCCCTTCTTCAAACTTGATGGTACTGAAATACCTACAGGTCCTTGGCTAACGTGATGCGACTTGGGATCATTTGGTCCCTCTCTTCGTTTCAACAAGTATTTGTCTTTCTTTGATTGATCTTTACCTTTTATAAGCTTTGTAGAGCTCTTCCTCTCACCAAGAGCTTCAGCAATCACCAGAGGACCGCTCAAAGGAGCTGAAACAGCAATCATAACCAGATTGAAGAGCAGATAGAGTGCAAAAAGATGAGCatgttattaaaaaaagaaaaaaagagtgcCAGTTCCCATAACCATTGCATTTAACCCCTTCCTTTTCATGCCAAACATGACAGATGTAGAGAAACTAATTTAGTGAATAATTATTCATCCCAACCAGCCCAGTGAACAAAATCAGCTTACATTCATCGACCCACATTttagaaaacaaacaaaacacaaTTAATCTAGGTGGTTCTTGTCTAACATGAATAAATCAGGGAATTTTGTATGAAACCAGTTGGGTCATATACAACACCATTAACaaaaatcttttgttttcttgtccTGTCTTTCTGACAAGACGAGAAGTTTCAGTTGCATCATTGGAGCAACAACAGGGTGGATTATATCACAAGATAACTAAATAGACAATAATAGAAGCCAAAAACACACCTTGTTGGAATTATTCACTAATTTTTTTAGTGCAGATGATTTTCACCAACACTTATGGAATAAACTACTGGTAAAAAAAGCCGAGGGGAAAAAAGGCATAATTACAGATCACTTAATGGGGATAAAATGATGCAGGGAAGGTTTAAGGAAGAGCATCATAGGACAAATCGAATCAGGGAAGTATATTAATCAGGATCGTTGTGGATCAGATGATATAGACAACCTAATTGAACTGCGTAATTTGCCAATCCACAACAAACATGAGGGTCATCCTCATCTCAATGGTAATATGGATTTGACAACCTGATACCAATTTGTGATTGCTCGTGTTAAACTTTACAGAAATGTAGCAGTGATGTAGCAGTGATTACCCAAAAATTATGCCCATAACCCACAGGGTTCAATGTTCTAAGTCTTTCTGCATTGTTCACCTACACAACAAAATGATAAGATTTGCTACAATATTTTGACAGTACAATGAAGGTCAAAAAGTGATATAATCACTATGGGGTTTAAATAGAAAGGGTTTGGTAAGGATACAAGACACATCGGCAAGGTACACCAACActtgaaatgaccaaaataccccaacAGATCAATGGTATGCCGGTCCAACCATCTATGCTGACGTACAAAGCAAATTGGTCCAAGAAGTTTTAGTCGAAGGACCAAATATGTCGTAAAAAGACCCAAATACCCTTAAGAAGCTCTTTAGATATAGTTGCACGTTGACTAATAGACCTAAGATGGAAGAAAGTCCATTGAACCAAGAAGGGTTAGCATGCCAAAAATGTTGGAAAAAATAGCCTCTAGAAAGACACAGTAATACATTGATGATTAAATGTGCAACAAAGGAAAGTAGTATATAACATGAATTTAGGATAATATACTATCTTTCTATGCATAGGTTTCATTTCAAGGGATGTGTTGGGATGGCATTAGggggaaaaataaatttgaatttcttttttatgaatCGATCAAttcctttcttcattttgtgtgtgtgtgttttggggggggggggggggtgggggagcaCGATCTAATTCCTAACAGGGCTCATTCTTTCGTTGCATATTTGTCATCAGACAAATCAAGTAAAGGGAATCAAAATGACAGTAACTAGGACCAATTAACATCAGGTAGGGTCTACCACAGCAGAAAGTCAAACCATTAAGAACATACCAGGCTGAAAAACCTACATTAGCAAAGCAAGTTGTAAGCATTAACACACCTTGTGGCTCTAGCTAGGTCAATTTTGCCATTCTATATACAGCTTTGGAAAGAATCCAAGAGAAGATATGCTTTTAAACTACTAATTGTTTTCGGCCCATTGCTGAATATTCTTTTCTGACGGGCACTTCCGGGTGATGTAGATCGAGCATGCAAAAGGAGGCTGCTGCTTCTATCAAACCTAAACCAGACCAGCTAGCCCCAATGTTGGTCCATAAAGCCAACCCAACACCAAAAATTACTGAACAGTGATTTGGCCCCTTTTTTTGTGCTTCTTTGTTAACACGTAGTCAAGCCAGATTTAGTCTTCTAGAAGAGTCAATTATGGTCTTACGTTAGTTTCTTAGTAGACAAGTTAGTACATAGTTACAAAATCGAGTTAGCTTCTATTTACTTAATTAGAAAATTTAGATTCCATTTTcaagttagtttcttttttagtttactttttcttttttagtttacTTTCTAATTGTAAAGTTGTATCCTCTCCTACATAAGAGAGATTGTTGTAACAAGTTCACAATTAATGAAGAATTGAAGTATTGCAGCTATTGTTGCTACAAACTCCTGAGATAGGACGTCAAACAACTAAGACAGTTGTGGGATAGAGGcgaggctgagatagccattttCCCAAttcaatcattttcttcttacttTCTTCTTCGTTCAAACTTGTGAGGGAGTGTTTGAATGAGTTTTGCTGCCTACTTGAAGACCCAAAAGCCTGCAATCAGACCTGCTTGAGGACCTGCTGAGGACAAGCAATCGATTCAACCCCTTGTCAGGGTTTTTGGGGCTGATCGACCAGACCAGATCTCCCCAACCAGCAGCCTATTTTGGGAGCtctttgaagggtttgaaggtCACCTCAGGACGACCCTTCgacatggttcaagatctcgttTTTTTTAGATTAGCGAGACGAGATCACAGGCGAGGTGTAAAAACAACAAGATCTCACCGAGATCTCGCTAAATCTCGCcagatctcgccaaatctcaCCAAAATCTCGCCagatctcgccaagatctcgcctctctctttactttttttgaagaaaacacACTAAAGGGCaagaattttggtgcttttgcttgaggatctccattcttATCTCaggtcatttcaaattttcaaatgtatgtTAATGTGAATCATCAGTCACcattgttaattgttaatcaattaagtaattatctatgacgtcttttaaattcttaagattatggtgtgtcatgtgttggttgtgaaatgtggattgtggaatagagcataatACTAGCCTAGGATTCAAAGAGCtagagactacttacatagggtacgaagtcaaagtaccattttaagtttgatttttaaaaaactgatgtttccattgtgtttagaagtcataaaatagggtaaatacttAGTTTCAGggactacaaagaccatatgaccaccgagaccaaccactAGGTTGACCGcgaaaaaaatacatgatctcggcgagatctggcgagatctctcttttttggattagtgagatggggggcgagagcgagatcttaaaccatgcccTTCGACCAGCTTTGGGGCAGCCAATTGGGAGCCGCAGGTTTTCTCCACTTTTCCCTTCAGAACCCTAGTCTGAACAGCACTGCTTTATTGGTTAGTTTCTCCTCTGTTGATCTAATTTCAGCCAACTTTTTGGGGTTTATTTTGGGACCCTACTGGCAGTACTCGAACATGATTTGAAGCTCAACTGAGCCTAGGTTTGGgggtttctattttctcttgGTTTCGGCCCTATTTCAGACTGATTTTTTCCTTTGGGTTCTCTGATCTGTAAACCAGATCTGGTTTGttggtttggactttggagtaTATTATCCACTGGGGTTGTTTTCCTAGGTAATCATCAGGCATTTCAGCAACGTTAAGCCTACCCATTTTTTCTTCGGCCTCCTTTGACATCTTGTCTAGTTTGAAGGAGAACTCTCATTTTGCTAGGTTTTGGTTCTTCACAAAAGCCTATCAAGGATGTGTCCGAAAGTACTTCCCATTTGATACCTCCTACTGGCTTCTGATCTCAGTAATAGCGTATATGAACCTCTCACCCTTGATGCAATGATGCTTTGGCAAAAAGTTCTGCCTCCCCCTAACAGTTCCTTACTTGCATTAGTGGGAAGGCCATGGTTGGGATGCCAGGCAGGAATGACAATAGGTACATTTTATGCTTAATCAATATAAGCATTGCTTCCAGCTTGCTCCCAACTTTGTGGGAGCAACATTTTTAGCCATCCTctatcaaatcaaaagaaagtgtAATAAGAAGTTCCCTATGCCCATGCATAGTGATAGTGCCATAGTGCACTAACCCCCTTCCCCAAcatctctttttccccttttccccAGAGCCTCCaactgctctctctcttcctcaccaccaccccccccccaaaaaaaaaaaaaaaaacagtcgttttttcttcccctttaaATGTGTGTCGTTTATTTTGAAAGTCAGTTTTTGCGTTAATTACATTGTAAACATTGGGAGTGCTATTGAGAAGCATTGAGAATTCAGTGAGTCCCAAGTTATCCACctatccttgtgtgtttcttgCTTGTTAGAGAAATTACTCCAATTTCctcctatttttatttaatttaccATTTGAGCATCGCTGTACATCAACTTACAAAGCAAGCTCAAATCTTGGAGCTTATTCATCTTCACAATGCGAAGAGGGAGGGAAAACCAACTTACAGCCGCAATACAAGAAGTTGCATTAGTGAATGACAACCTCCAACAAATGATGCAAAAGGTTTTGTGACGGCTTCCGACGATTGCTTCAACAAGCAATCTGTCGGCTTCAACAATAATTATGAATTTAACTTTTCGCATCCCTGAAAAACCTTGTAATAACAATCGTGAAGATTCTTCAAGTTCTACATTGGTTCAATCCCAACAAGATCATCCGCAAACTCTTTGGGTAATTGAACGGTTGACATGAGCATTGAAAAATTCCAATAATAGTATTCGGGTGGATGTAAACAGCTTTGATGGTAAATTCGATCCTGAACTCTATGTTGATTCGATTACTTCTATTGGAACTTTTTTAAATGGAAAGAACTATTGGAGGAGAGAAAGATTGATTTTGTGGCCCTAAAACTTAAGGTCATGCCTTGGTTTGGTGGCAACAATTTCAACAAAGCCCAAAAAGGAGATGTCACCACCAAATTAATAATTGGATGGATATGAAAGAGAGAttagatgaaaattttcaaacattaaATAAGAAATTTCATCATCTTCGGCAAACAAGTGCCAAAGTGTAAATGATTTTATCAAacaatttttcaaatatttatgcTGACTTGATTTACATGAAGATGATCATCAATTGGTAGCTAGATATATCAGTgatttaaagctttctattcctatttacccaaaaaaaaaactttctattCAAGATGAAATTGCTTCACACCACTTGAACACCCTTGATGAAGCACACCAATTGGCCATCAAGgccaaagaaaatttgaaaagaaattcCCTTAAACGGTTTGGCAAGATTTATAGTGGGACTCCAAAAGACAAAAGGATTTTTATAAGACCAATGGGAGGTTCAAACCAACAAGGTGGGGACAAGCCTAAGACCGTTTTCTAAGACAAAAATCAGAGTAAAGAAAATTCCAATGTATGTTATCGATGTGGAGAAATTTttcatttatcattttcttgTCCTACCAAGAAGACAAACTACGaataaatttaattgagaatAGTGGTCATGAGGTTGTCTATGATAGTAAGAGGATGAAACTCCACATGAATGTTGAGACACCATTAAGTGCCTCACTCGAACCTTTGACTATCGTTGCTTTAGCCTCCTCTTTGCTCCCTTCCTCTTCGATGATTCCCCGCACTTCTTACTCtgctttagaaaaaaaaaaaccccttctCTTTTGTAACCTTGATATCCGCCCTCTCCATCCTTCCTCCGCATACCCTTTCCACTTCTATCCCTCCCTCCTCTTTTAACATTGACCTCCAAGTCTCCCCTCTCAAACCTTCTTGCCCTCCCGGTTCATTGCACCTCACCCCCACCAACCCAATCTCACTTAAGTCCCCAAACCCATCATGCGTAGGTCTCCTCTCTGGCCCATCCCTTTTTGGCCCCCTGTAACCTAAATCTCTCCCTCCCTTCTCGGGTTCACGCAACAGATCATATATCAaccattaggggtgtcaactagtCAAGATGGGCCAGTCTCGATCAAGCCAAATTAGGCTTGACCAATTTCTAAGGCTTAGCTAGGGCggacatggtacggtttataatcaaACCGGTCAGTCACGGGCTATGATCGGACTACCATAAACGGGCTACGGACCTATTTATCCCTAAACAGGCTCTAAACAGGCCTTCCCAACACCGGTGCAACACTGTTGCTGGAGAAGATAACCTATGCGGTTCAGGTTGGGCTCAAATAGTCTAATGTATTTAAACATTTGCAAAGATTAAGAATGCACCACACACGATGGACGATGATTCCaccctttttattattttttcattgatGGAAGAAGACTAGGATAAAAATCCTTCGTAATTCACTactagtaaaataaaaataaaaaagcaagaaaGGAACACCACGCCCTTCCCTATCCATATTGGCCCCTTTATTCTATATTACTTTGCAAAACTCAAGAATGGACATGCCAACAAGAGTTTTTCCCctctttggatgaataaaaataatgttAATGCTTTGCAAGCACCAAGACCCTTCTCTATCGTTGTAGGCAACGACCAACATTGACTGAGAAGATATTGGTCATCTATGTAGTTTAGGTCCGACTTAAAGGAGCCGGTTTAGGTTGGGCTATTAAATGTGTTGCGCCAGTCGGGCTAGGTGGCTACACTATATACTACCTGTTTCTAAATTTGCCAGGCTCAATCCCAatacgtttattaatcgggcatGTCCAGGTTGGACCATAAACATATCTGACTCAGTCAGGCCTACTGGTGCAGGCCTGGAATTGACACTACCACCGACTATCCATGACCTTTGCGGGTGACACTGCAGGTAAGCTTGCTTTTTCTACACCACaatcaaccacatttggatggtaCGGAATATTCATAGATGGACTTCTAACTCTCGTTCTttcgacaagatttggaaagccatctactttgatgttagttcCAAGCTTTGCTCGTTATCTCGTAGACTTATTCATGATTCTCCCAAGAACAAGCTTCTTATGGCCTCCCGAGGGATCCCCCCTCGACCTTTTAAAGTGTTTGTAGCCCCCTTTTTTTGTGCCTTACACTAAGGTGACCGTTGCCTAAACCAAATAAAACCGCCTAGAAGCCAAGGACACCTAAGCAATGCCCTGACAGCTATGCCACTACATATGAGTCaccaattcattcttcaatagGCACGCAGTCAGAACCCTGGTCTCCTCACACTACTTGGGAGCTTACTGTTTCATATTCTATTTCTCCCCAATGGGGCTTCTTTTCACCCTTCCCTCACAGAGTTACTTTGCTATCTGTCACTCAAGAGTATTTAGCCTTCAAGGTGGTCCTTGCTAATTCACATGGGATTCCACATGCCCCATGCTACTCTCGTCAGAGTGTAAGCAAGTGATGCTTTCGGCTACTAGACTCTCACCATCTAGGGTGTAGTACTTCACCGCTTTGCCTATCAGCACGACGCTTATATTACTTAAGCATAAATTGATGTTTTGTGGCCAAATTCCCCCCTTTCTTGGTCGAAAACTCATGAAACTTGAAACATTCTGCCAATATATGGGAAATAGTGTATGTTTCCATCAAAACATGTGACTTATATAAACATGGGTTGGACCAGTTTGGCTGAACCATACATAACTTGGGAAATTTCTTTGAAACCAGTAACATTTTGGTTTTGAACCTTGGTTTTATCTCGGGCCATACCAAAACTGGGAAATTTTGcagtttcgaccaaaattttgaGGAGATTTGTAACCATGCCCCCCAATgtctctttttccccttttcccaAATGCCTCCAACGgcctccccccccacccccaaaaaaaaaatctaacaattTTTTCCTTCCCCTTTAAACATGTGTCTTGTTTATTTTTGAATGTCACTTTTGAGTTAATTGCAATGTAACCATTAGGAGTGCTATTGAGCCCCTTTGAGAGTTGAGTGAGTCCCTACCCTTGGGTTGAGTAAGTCCCCAAGTTATCCATCTATCCATGTATGCTTCTTACCTTTTGAGTTTGGCACTTTGGC
It includes:
- the LOC122082029 gene encoding uncharacterized protein LOC122082029, which codes for MTSLTNGECELDRKSDISVDLPRYEVEHPDVIRVSGGTHGEHRSAARIDETECLTTTVAGLEDSRVLPELVGRKMVELEDLNSNGTNVTNVVSVVEHAETEKVRYEEASVSPDVDLESRLSVVQTDYLPLSREGPSLAVQDTGVEHATTRYEVIPEISSGETRGDAEATIKRAGSDFDSLYSKLDENAVHELPEALGAETASALRYGFKIGDMVWGKVKSHPWWPGHIFSVAFASPSVRWTKREGHVLVAFFGDSSYGWFDPAELIPFDPHYAEKSRQTNSRNFLKAVEEAVDEACRRRALALACYCRNPFNFRPANVQGYFSVDVGGYEPGGVYSVKQIEMARDSFHPDEMLSFVLRMALTPRNDEQKGIDWIKDKALVLAYRKAVFEEYDETYAQAFGVQTIRSRDTSGVLYQPEKVPSRAPLSGPLVIAEALGERKSSTKLIKGKDQSKKDKYLLKRREGPNDPKSHHVSQGPVGISVPSSLKKGVAAPVAGDYVLQKRESMKPLTPRKVAAGMISGVISVPSQGAAEQEGIQVAAKRPIVAPKGSVDSAVNTSQVSELAGSQLSLPAAGGSAPLAQGGQEYGKQPLDEDMCGLQEVKGRVSVDVVGGGPISAGMNLSNTGGMSEHRGAVHRDFWQGGAAMVDAKHEEQLIVGRTVEVLEQAKMRIAKPSKDHNGLDSVWEGASGLPLLAADVKHPASKVVNTGSDTGMKAKNVRKHPGDELNFEKSIMRERKKKKKKELGSEASLDHKQKYLKIQKDGEPVRKSAGKSIGIGMVSQKKVDGANDSFPSSSLMTPSVDMGDADVDLPQLVDDLLALALDPFHGVERNSPAIVRQILLRFRSIVYQKSLVLLPLTEAETSDQGNKSSAVTGGLDIPPGDERNQPSDSRPPKHLFRSDDLTKAGRKRNPSDRQEEISAKRLKKLKELKALTMEKKSGSLNISEMQRDRKDIKDTGVGVPAKPIKADSVKKLEPSVRVAEPTMLVIKFPPKTTLPSIPELKARFVRFGQLDHSAIRVLWKSSTCRVVFKHKSHAHAAYNHAIRNSSLFGNVKVKYYLRDLETPAQESFDLVRRREDTADETTQLKVPSTNNSAGEPRQAAFLPRLPQPAVQPKSILKKPNGDEAGPIVGVSRDSPRVKFMLGGEESSRGEQLVISSSVNNNGSNADGGASSLAMGVYSKNFQKVISPLPPLLPLPPRSSLDARESPAVGQLPKFHYLHHSEVEMRNNHNYFVPTTTTITISATNIDISHQMLNLLMRCSDIVTDVKSSLGYVPYHPL